TCGTTCGGTAGGCTTCGTAGTCGGCCAGGGACGGGAAGGTGAACATCGCCACGGCGAGATCGTTGGCGCTCTCCTTGGGGAGGAAGTAGCCGTGGTGGGTGCCGCCTAACCGCTCGACGAGGGGGATCCATAGGCGGGCGTAGTGTTCGAACTCGTCCAGCTTGGCTGGATCGATCGTGTAGCGGAGGTAGCAGGTGATCATCGTTCTTAGCTCACCTGTACCGCGCCGCCGGGGATCGCAGCCGCGACGACCGCG
This portion of the Pseudomonadota bacterium genome encodes:
- a CDS encoding NIPSNAP family protein yields the protein MITCYLRYTIDPAKLDEFEHYARLWIPLVERLGGTHHGYFLPKESANDLAVAMFTFPSLADYEAYRTKSESDADCQAAFRYAEETRCILRYERQFLRPIFGRDA